One Pseudoalteromonas sp. UG3-2 DNA window includes the following coding sequences:
- a CDS encoding DUF3466 family protein, translated as MKFKLLAASVAVALSQQAAAATYQLTELPRHDNSKYSYITDANEAGDIIGHASNLFGVKIDVSYIDFEDNDIKNEYESFKDRLENIDEEITFTLADIENNNAANTDAQAHAFMLSFLGARKTVSSFQYQRVITSISLSFTNNSAEEFVVFDQQSPDYEGLTRSVQNFLTSVSEDGAIAAWGSAPFEKVTFTPEGEDEEQTYFVRDWSQRGVVIAPSGERVELLPETNEYGGIAKATDITQLPNGGYIVVGQSSTALSQNAQESIDENCDGVDEPIAVCIQRLGNIYQLRAYQWTLDNNFVVTDTVDLGLAFTPDEDDDSTYSSIAMAVNNNGLAVGYSPARRQSDDALLRYEQAVIYQDGESKRIKEVEYYSEYSQAIDVNDNGVVVGIVGRKNLRTGTPLDTVGFYYDTQTDTYNTIPSYFEGAEVKITDINNNGFVIGQAEVEKSGSNRRREAFVYEIGTEASINLNTLLPCRSDDFPYTVAEAVKITDDNKIYAIATKTVERRNSLGEVETNSNGEIEYESVSLPVLLTPISGEVEDCTAPEAETYERSSASWSWLSLLALPLVMLRRRRK; from the coding sequence ATGAAATTTAAACTTTTAGCCGCGAGTGTCGCTGTTGCGCTTTCACAACAAGCAGCGGCTGCTACGTATCAGCTAACTGAATTACCTCGCCACGATAACAGTAAATACAGTTATATAACCGACGCCAACGAAGCTGGCGATATTATTGGTCATGCTTCTAACCTGTTTGGTGTGAAAATTGATGTGTCGTATATTGACTTTGAAGATAACGACATTAAAAACGAATACGAGAGCTTCAAGGATCGCTTAGAAAATATTGATGAAGAAATCACCTTCACGCTAGCGGATATAGAAAACAACAATGCTGCTAACACTGATGCTCAGGCGCATGCTTTTATGTTGTCATTCTTGGGCGCTAGAAAAACAGTTTCTTCGTTTCAATACCAGCGGGTAATTACTTCTATCTCATTGAGTTTTACCAACAATAGCGCCGAGGAGTTTGTTGTATTTGATCAGCAGTCGCCAGACTACGAGGGCCTAACCCGCTCGGTACAAAATTTCTTGACCAGTGTCTCTGAAGACGGTGCTATTGCTGCTTGGGGCAGTGCTCCATTTGAGAAAGTCACTTTTACTCCAGAAGGGGAAGATGAAGAGCAAACTTACTTTGTTCGTGATTGGAGCCAACGAGGTGTTGTGATTGCACCATCCGGTGAGCGTGTTGAGTTATTGCCAGAGACCAATGAGTACGGTGGTATTGCCAAAGCCACCGATATTACTCAATTGCCAAACGGTGGTTATATTGTGGTTGGGCAAAGCTCTACGGCCTTATCACAAAATGCCCAAGAGTCGATTGACGAAAACTGTGACGGTGTGGATGAGCCCATTGCTGTATGTATACAAAGGCTAGGGAATATTTATCAGCTACGCGCTTATCAGTGGACGTTAGACAACAATTTTGTAGTAACTGATACGGTTGATTTAGGCTTGGCTTTTACTCCAGATGAAGACGACGACAGTACCTACTCGAGCATTGCCATGGCAGTAAATAATAACGGCTTGGCAGTTGGCTACTCGCCGGCTCGCAGACAAAGCGATGATGCATTGCTACGTTATGAACAAGCGGTTATATACCAAGATGGCGAGAGCAAAAGAATAAAAGAAGTTGAATATTATAGTGAGTATAGTCAAGCTATTGATGTCAATGATAATGGCGTCGTAGTTGGCATTGTTGGACGGAAAAACTTAAGAACTGGAACCCCTCTCGATACTGTAGGTTTTTACTACGATACCCAAACTGATACTTACAATACTATTCCAAGCTACTTTGAGGGAGCGGAAGTCAAAATAACTGACATCAATAACAATGGCTTTGTTATTGGTCAGGCAGAGGTTGAAAAAAGTGGTTCTAACCGTCGACGTGAAGCTTTTGTTTACGAGATAGGTACAGAGGCGTCCATCAACCTCAATACACTGTTGCCTTGTCGTAGCGATGACTTCCCTTATACAGTCGCAGAAGCGGTGAAAATTACCGATGACAACAAAATTTATGCTATTGCCACCAAAACCGTAGAAAGACGCAACAGCTTAGGTGAAGTTGAAACCAACAGTAACGGTGAGATTGAGTATGAGTCAGTGAGTTTGCCAGTACTACTTACCCCTATTAGTGGTGAAGTAGAAGATTGTACTGCACCGGAAGCTGAAACCTACGAGCGTAGCTCTGCGAGCTGGTCGTGGTTGAGCCTATTGGCCCTGCCATTGGTTATGTTAAGACGCAGACGCAAATAG
- a CDS encoding DUF2062 domain-containing protein, producing MAKKTIQRFLPDHNKIKQQKSLKIFGSLLHDANLWHLNRRSARGAFSVGLFFAFIPVPFQMVLAAALAIPFRVNLPLSIALVWITNPLTMPPIFYCSYIVGVFALGQERQPFHFEASWEWLAQSLSTIGPAFITGSLICASIAALVGFFGIDFLWRRSVNKAWQGRGQS from the coding sequence ATGGCGAAAAAAACGATTCAACGCTTTTTACCCGATCACAACAAAATCAAGCAACAGAAATCACTTAAAATTTTTGGTAGTTTGTTGCACGATGCCAACCTCTGGCATTTAAATCGCCGCTCGGCGCGTGGCGCTTTTTCGGTTGGGTTATTTTTTGCGTTCATCCCTGTCCCCTTTCAAATGGTATTAGCAGCGGCTTTAGCGATTCCATTTCGCGTAAATTTACCCCTGTCTATTGCCTTGGTGTGGATCACCAACCCACTGACCATGCCACCAATCTTCTACTGCTCTTACATTGTTGGTGTGTTTGCTTTAGGCCAAGAGCGCCAGCCGTTTCATTTTGAAGCCAGCTGGGAGTGGCTAGCGCAAAGCTTGTCTACCATTGGCCCGGCGTTTATTACTGGCTCCTTAATCTGTGCCAGCATAGCTGCCCTTGTTGGCTTTTTTGGTATCGACTTCTTATGGCGTAGATCAGTAAATAAAGCTTGGCAAGGCCGTGGTCAAAGTTAA